TTTACGGGTTGCACCCAAATTAACAAACAAACCACGAGCAACATCTGCTTTACATTCATTATAAATATTCAAAATCCGTTCATAATTCCGTTCTCGTGAAACACTATTCGATAATTTATAAATATTGACCGCTTCATCTAAATTCACCACAAAACCACTATAGCCAATTTCAATAAATAATTCAGACATTGTTTTCAAGGCATCATACCAATTATCATCACGAATCACACGATTAATCCCTAAGGATTGCTTACTTTCCGTCATGGTACGAATATCCCCACGCAACCAACGAATAGCTTGTAACATTTGTTGACGATTATTTTGTTGCAAACCTCGATAATATTGTATAATGGCTTGACCAAATTCGTAAGACAAGGCTACGGACTGAAATTTATCAAAGGTGTCTAAAATCGTATTTTCAATTTCAAGTCTGTATTGTTCTTGTAGCACTTCCGCTTGGCTAATGTGATATTTATTGGCGAGGGTTTGCATGATTTGGGTTAGCCATTCTTCAACAATGGTGTTCAACACATTGCCGTTTTGCGCGGATTTGGTGACTAATTTATCCATGATTTCCGTATATAAGGCATTCGCGCTACCATCTGTCGCATATAAACGACGATTGGGGGTTAGATCCACCGTAGAAGCCACAAAGTTTTTTTGTTGCGCTAAATTCTGAATGGTTTGCAACATAAAACTCTTCCCACTTCCAAAATCCCCCACCCAAATACGCAAATCACTGCGTCCTTGACTGACTGATTCCAAAATGCGAATAACTTCCTCTACCTCATGACGTCGTCCAACTAGCAAATATTGAATCCCTCGTTTAGGAACAACCCCTGCTTCTAATGCCTTCACAATACTATCTGCATCTTTACGATTAACCGCCATCAAGTCCACTCCTTCTTAAACATGTGCCTTAATTATACCATATAGTTTTCTTGTAACCAAACATTTGTTCGTATAAACCTCAATAAATATCCCT
This window of the Fundicoccus culcitae genome carries:
- a CDS encoding BREX system ATP-binding domain-containing protein; this encodes MAVNRKDADSIVKALEAGVVPKRGIQYLLVGRRHEVEEVIRILESVSQGRSDLRIWVGDFGSGKSFMLQTIQNLAQQKNFVASTVDLTPNRRLYATDGSANALYTEIMDKLVTKSAQNGNVLNTIVEEWLTQIMQTLANKYHISQAEVLQEQYRLEIENTILDTFDKFQSVALSYEFGQAIIQYYRGLQQNNRQQMLQAIRWLRGDIRTMTESKQSLGINRVIRDDNWYDALKTMSELFIEIGYSGFVVNLDEAVNIYKLSNSVSRERNYERILNIYNECKADVARGLFVNLGATRKTVYNNLRGMASYGALQGRLGLEERMDSDLVNTNRTTLPLKPLTNEEIYTLLANLIHVYQVNYQTDITMSNEQIVQYMEIQLNRPGADEFLTPRAVIKDFIELLDLMRQNPGITASDALHDKFGDVAAPIQKDQANTDDDQIEVF